In Candidatus Neptunochlamydia vexilliferae, the sequence GAAGGGGGCATAAGAAACGCAAGGGCGGACGTTGGCGTAAAGGCCCAGGGTGGTCCGGATCGTCACATTTAAACTTTTAAACCCACCCCCTTGAGGAGTGGTGATCGGCGCTTTTAAAAAAGCTTTTGTCTTCCGAATCGTCTCCCAGGTTGCATCTTCGATTCCGGTTGGGTGCCCTTTCAGGTAGACCTTTTCCCCGATTTCAACCTCATGAATGTCCAGGCTTGCCCCTGCCGCCTCAAGAGTTTTTAATGTAGCCTCCATAATTTCGGGGCCGATTCCATCTCCACGTGCCACTGTAATAGGGACTTTTTCACTCACGAGTTTCTCCTTGCTTGATTTGCTTTTTAATTATATGATTTGCCTTAAGGAATCAAGGGCCTATGATAAAAGATCTCTTTGAAGAGTACCAGAAAAATCTTAACTACTTTTTCGATCATGTCGATCCCGAAAAAGCGGAAGAAAACTTTAACCTCTTCCTTGGATGTGAAGGGATGGTTATTTTTACCGGAGTTGGAAAAAGTGGGATCATCGCTGAAAAACTCGCGATGACCATGATCTCAACCGGGACAAAGGCCCTCTACCTCCCACCAATGAACGCCCTTCATGGAGACATTGGGATTGTCACCGAAAAAGATCTTTTGGTTTGCATCAGCAAAAGTGGGGAGAGCGAAGAGCTCCTCAGTCTTGTTCCCTTTGCCCGAAAAAAGGGGGCAAAGACAGTTGCTTGGGTATCGAATCCGCAGTCAAAACTTTTAACTGCGTGCGATCTAGGGATTTGCTTGCCCTTAAGTAAAGAACTTTGCCCGTTTGACTTGGCGCCGACAACATCGACCTCGATCCAGCTCATTTTTGGCGATGTCTTATCGGTTGCGCTCATGAAAGCTAAAAACTTTAGCCTCGATGAGTATGCCCTGAACCATCCCGCGGGGGCCATTGGAAAAAAGATCACCTTAAAGGTTGAAGATCTTATGCTTAAAGGAGAACGTCTTCCCCTTTGTCCTCCCAATGTTCGCTTGCGCGATGCCCTTGTGATCCTCACTGATAAAAAGTGTGGGTGTCTTCTCATTACTGATGAGGCAGGGAAGCTGCAGGGAATCTTTACCGATGGAGATTTGCGACGCGCTTTCCAAAGCGATCCCGCAAAGATGCTCGAAAAAAAGATGGAAGAGTTGATGACTCCCTCTTGTCTCTTTACCGAGAAAAATCAGCGCGCTTTCGATGCCCTTCGTTTCATGCAAGGGGACGAAAAGAAGTGGGTCAATGTCATGCCCGTTGTGGAGTCGGGAACACTTATCGGTCTCATCCGCATGCATGATCTTGTCCAAGCCGGAATTGCATAATATTAACCATTTCGTTATTTCAAACTTGAGGTTTAAATCCATATTGATTAGGATTTCCTTGAGGTTATTCTTATGGACACAGAAATTTTTACCCTTTCTCACGGCATCCTAATCGCTGTCTTCTGCATTGGTTATGCTGCGATCATCCTTGAGTTTCTCATTCGGGTGAACAAAACCGCCGTAGCCCTTTTCATGGCTGTTGTTTGCTGGCTCATTTATTTTGTGGGTGATAAGCAACCGCTCAATGTGAGCATGGCCTTTTTAAACACTCACTTAAGCGACGTTTCCCAAATCCTTTTCTTCCTTTTAGGAGCCATGACGATGGTGGAGCTCATCGACTCCCATAAAGGGTTTAATACCTTTATCCACCATCTCCATCACCGCTCAAAACGGAAAATGCTTTGGATCATTTGTGGAATCTCCTTTTTTCTGTCGGCCGTTCTCGATAACTTAACGACAACCATCTTGATGATTTCCATTTTACGCAAGCTCATTCCCCATAAGAGTGAGCGCTTTATCTTTTCCTGTATGGTCATTGTAGCAGCAAATGCAGGAGGGGCATGGACTCC encodes:
- a CDS encoding KpsF/GutQ family sugar-phosphate isomerase, giving the protein MIKDLFEEYQKNLNYFFDHVDPEKAEENFNLFLGCEGMVIFTGVGKSGIIAEKLAMTMISTGTKALYLPPMNALHGDIGIVTEKDLLVCISKSGESEELLSLVPFARKKGAKTVAWVSNPQSKLLTACDLGICLPLSKELCPFDLAPTTSTSIQLIFGDVLSVALMKAKNFSLDEYALNHPAGAIGKKITLKVEDLMLKGERLPLCPPNVRLRDALVILTDKKCGCLLITDEAGKLQGIFTDGDLRRAFQSDPAKMLEKKMEELMTPSCLFTEKNQRAFDALRFMQGDEKKWVNVMPVVESGTLIGLIRMHDLVQAGIA